One genomic window of Trueperaceae bacterium includes the following:
- a CDS encoding ParA family protein, which translates to MPIVGVINQKGGVGKTTTAVNLAAALAQRRRILLVDLDPQANASSGVGVTDPETTIYDVISGRASARQAAMRSGTENLDLLAASDDLAGAAVELDASRDNLTLLARSLIGVRPSYDFIVVDAPPSMGALTLNALGAADQLIVPLQTEYYALEGIASMMETIERVRGSLNRDLHILGILLTMYDGRTRLSQEVEENVRRHFGDLVFRTVIPRTVRLAEAPSYGRSIFDYAPTSQGAAAYQALAEEVIERVSQG; encoded by the coding sequence TTGCCTATCGTCGGGGTGATCAACCAGAAGGGCGGCGTAGGGAAGACGACGACGGCCGTCAACCTGGCGGCGGCGCTGGCCCAACGACGCCGGATCCTCCTAGTCGACCTCGACCCTCAGGCGAACGCCAGCAGCGGGGTCGGCGTGACGGACCCGGAGACGACGATCTACGACGTGATCTCAGGGCGCGCGTCGGCCCGCCAGGCCGCGATGAGGTCCGGTACGGAGAACCTGGACCTGCTGGCGGCCTCGGACGACCTCGCCGGCGCAGCCGTGGAGCTAGACGCGAGCCGCGACAACCTGACTCTCCTCGCTCGCTCGTTGATAGGAGTCCGCCCCAGCTACGACTTCATCGTCGTCGACGCGCCGCCGTCCATGGGCGCGCTGACGCTGAACGCTCTTGGCGCCGCCGACCAGCTGATCGTGCCGCTGCAGACCGAGTACTACGCGCTCGAGGGGATCGCCAGCATGATGGAGACCATCGAGCGGGTCCGCGGCTCGCTAAACAGGGACCTCCACATCCTGGGGATACTTCTGACGATGTACGACGGCAGGACGCGGCTGTCCCAGGAGGTCGAGGAGAACGTGCGGCGCCACTTCGGCGACCTGGTGTTCCGGACCGTGATCCCTAGGACGGTGCGTTTGGCCGAGGCGCCGTCGTACGGTCGGTCGATATTCGACTACGCTCCCACGTCGCAGGGCGCGGCGGCGTACCAGGCGCTGGCGGAGGAGGTCATCGAGCGTGTCAGCCAAGGCTAG
- the dnaA gene encoding chromosomal replication initiator protein DnaA: MVAGQDRGIWDDLMQVVRQRIPEVEFRTWFHQVTPLGFVDGAYVMGVPHTFARDWLRSKYTQVLEVALAEIGAQPPRVAFQVTGSRGAEQQDLFGGVVGGSDAAGKQDAPGKKDGPGKRGAPGGKEASAGKASSAASAGRVPRARQADDAAPESGRTDPNGAAQPQGPGRVLPQLNPKYVFANFVVGPNNHLATAAARAVAASPGQTYNPLFLYGESGLGKTHLMQAVGHAVIEAFPHMTVEYVTTEKFTNDLIDAIQDKQMAQFRDRYRNTDVLLIDDIQFLAGKERTQEEFFHTFNTLYELGKQIIVSSDRPPKDIPTLEKRLRSRFEWGLITDVSPPELETRMAILRMNAEYRGVKLPQDVVDYIARHVTSNIRELEGALVRTIVYASMNQVPLNRQTAAKALSEVFAPSEESLTMPDILAKVAKHFGVDPDAVRGKGRRKELVVPRQVAMYLIRELTTHSFPEIGRFFADRDHSTVMYAVQKVTEAIEEDSELDRVVRSLRDSLV; this comes from the coding sequence GTGGTGGCCGGTCAGGACCGCGGGATCTGGGACGACCTCATGCAGGTGGTGCGACAGCGCATCCCCGAGGTCGAGTTCCGCACCTGGTTCCACCAGGTGACCCCGCTGGGCTTCGTCGACGGCGCCTACGTGATGGGCGTGCCCCACACCTTCGCTCGCGACTGGCTCCGCTCCAAGTACACCCAGGTCCTCGAGGTCGCGCTCGCCGAGATAGGCGCGCAGCCCCCGCGCGTGGCGTTCCAGGTCACCGGCTCGAGGGGGGCTGAGCAGCAGGACCTGTTCGGCGGCGTGGTCGGCGGGTCGGACGCGGCCGGCAAGCAGGACGCGCCCGGGAAGAAGGACGGGCCCGGCAAGAGAGGGGCGCCCGGAGGCAAGGAAGCTTCCGCCGGCAAGGCGTCCTCGGCGGCGAGTGCGGGCCGCGTCCCGCGTGCCAGGCAGGCCGACGACGCTGCGCCCGAGAGCGGCAGGACCGATCCCAACGGCGCAGCCCAGCCGCAGGGGCCAGGCCGCGTGCTCCCGCAGCTGAACCCGAAGTACGTCTTCGCGAACTTCGTCGTCGGGCCCAACAACCACCTGGCCACCGCGGCCGCGCGCGCGGTGGCGGCCTCGCCCGGCCAGACCTACAACCCGCTGTTCCTCTACGGCGAGTCGGGCCTCGGCAAGACGCACCTGATGCAGGCGGTGGGCCATGCCGTCATCGAGGCGTTCCCGCACATGACCGTCGAGTACGTGACGACGGAGAAGTTCACGAACGACCTCATCGACGCCATCCAAGACAAGCAGATGGCGCAGTTCCGCGACCGCTACCGCAACACCGACGTCCTCCTCATCGACGACATCCAGTTCCTCGCCGGCAAGGAGCGCACGCAGGAGGAGTTCTTCCACACGTTCAACACGCTCTACGAGCTCGGCAAGCAGATCATCGTCTCCTCCGACCGGCCGCCCAAGGACATACCGACGCTCGAGAAGCGGCTGCGCAGCCGGTTCGAGTGGGGCCTGATCACCGACGTTTCTCCTCCCGAGCTCGAGACCCGCATGGCCATCCTGCGGATGAACGCCGAGTACCGAGGCGTGAAGCTGCCGCAGGACGTGGTGGACTACATCGCCAGGCACGTGACCTCGAACATCCGCGAGCTCGAGGGCGCACTCGTGCGGACGATCGTCTACGCCTCGATGAACCAGGTCCCGCTGAACCGGCAGACGGCGGCCAAGGCCCTCTCCGAGGTCTTCGCCCCCAGCGAGGAGAGCCTCACGATGCCCGACATCCTCGCGAAGGTCGCCAAGCACTTCGGCGTGGACCCGGACGCGGTGCGCGGCAAGGGCCGGCGCAAGGAGCTCGTCGTGCCGCGGCAGGTGGCGATGTACCTGATCCGCGAGCTGACCACCCACTCGTTCCCCGAGATCGGCAGGTTCTTCGCCGACCGCGACCACTCCACCGTCATGTACGCGGTCCAGAAGGTCACCGAGGCGATCGAGGAGGACTCCGAGCTAGACCGCGTCGTGCGGTCGCTCAGGGACTCGCTGGTCTGA
- a CDS encoding ParB/RepB/Spo0J family partition protein, protein MSAKARGLGRGLDALLPKVDKGIQQVPLAKVRASPLQPRQRFDEATIAELADSVRERGVLQPILVRPKDSGFEVVAGERRLRAARLAGLESVPAVVREMTDQEALEVAIVENLQREDLNDVEQARAYKQLLDFGLSQEQVANAVNKSRSAVANTLRLLALDAEVLTALEEGVITAGHARAILAMPEADRTWAFNEIVGKGLSVRQAEKLKRPLARAARGPKASPYRGLEEDLSRYAGTRVRITGGKRGKIELHFHDEDELQRLLDLLGYRA, encoded by the coding sequence GTGTCAGCCAAGGCTAGGGGATTGGGACGGGGCCTGGACGCGCTCCTGCCCAAGGTCGACAAGGGCATACAGCAGGTGCCGCTCGCCAAGGTGCGGGCGTCGCCGCTGCAGCCGCGTCAGCGCTTCGACGAGGCGACGATCGCCGAGCTCGCCGACTCGGTGAGAGAACGGGGAGTCCTGCAGCCGATCCTCGTGCGGCCGAAAGACTCCGGCTTCGAGGTCGTGGCCGGCGAACGGCGCCTGCGGGCCGCGCGGCTGGCGGGCCTGGAGAGCGTCCCTGCGGTCGTGCGCGAGATGACCGACCAGGAAGCGCTGGAGGTCGCGATCGTCGAGAACCTCCAGCGCGAGGACCTCAACGATGTAGAGCAGGCGCGGGCCTACAAGCAGCTCCTCGACTTCGGGCTCAGCCAGGAGCAGGTGGCCAACGCCGTGAACAAGAGCCGCAGCGCGGTCGCCAACACGCTGCGCCTGCTGGCGCTCGACGCCGAAGTCCTCACCGCGCTGGAGGAGGGCGTGATCACGGCGGGACATGCCAGGGCGATCTTGGCCATGCCCGAGGCCGACAGGACCTGGGCCTTCAACGAGATCGTCGGCAAGGGCCTGTCCGTGAGACAGGCGGAGAAGCTCAAGCGCCCACTAGCGCGTGCGGCGAGAGGGCCGAAAGCGTCCCCATACCGCGGGCTCGAGGAGGACCTGAGCCGCTACGCCGGCACGCGGGTCCGCATCACCGGCGGCAAGAGGGGCAAGATCGAGCTGCACTTCCACGACGAGGACGAGCTGCAGCGCCTGCTCGACCTGCTCGGCTACCGGGCCTAG
- a CDS encoding RsmG family class I SAM-dependent methyltransferase — translation MVEEKLQGYAELIGRYHDTLDLVSSRALGDITTLIAEANRYSEVIAEVAGPEVTIVDVGSGVGLPGVVLAVAMPASTVHLVERRRRRAAFLSMAVGRLALANARVWSRDVKELDDICAHVVTAQAVSGLAVVARLTRHLHRDPCYLVSRRGLDWIAELDPLREVIDPAPRAPGDGETAVAEKAPAVAVAAERRLGRDGSLVALRLRGGPACLSSG, via the coding sequence ATGGTCGAGGAGAAGCTGCAAGGCTACGCGGAGCTGATCGGGCGGTACCACGACACGCTCGACCTGGTGTCGAGCCGAGCGCTTGGCGACATCACGACGCTCATAGCCGAAGCGAATCGGTACTCCGAGGTGATCGCGGAGGTCGCCGGTCCGGAGGTCACGATCGTCGACGTCGGCTCCGGAGTGGGCCTGCCCGGCGTCGTCTTGGCGGTGGCCATGCCTGCCTCGACCGTCCACCTCGTCGAACGGCGACGCCGGCGGGCGGCGTTCCTGTCGATGGCGGTGGGACGACTGGCCTTGGCCAACGCCAGGGTCTGGAGTCGGGACGTGAAGGAGCTCGACGACATATGTGCCCATGTCGTCACGGCACAGGCCGTGTCGGGCTTGGCCGTGGTCGCCCGCCTGACGCGTCACCTGCATCGTGACCCCTGCTACCTCGTCAGCCGGCGCGGCCTCGACTGGATCGCGGAACTAGATCCCTTGAGGGAGGTCATCGACCCTGCTCCGAGGGCGCCTGGAGACGGAGAGACGGCAGTAGCCGAGAAGGCCCCGGCGGTCGCCGTGGCGGCGGAACGGCGCCTGGGACGCGATGGTAGCCTCGTCGCACTACGTCTCAGGGGAGGGCCGGCTTGCCTATCGTCGGGGTGA
- the mnmG gene encoding tRNA uridine-5-carboxymethylaminomethyl(34) synthesis enzyme MnmG codes for MNVYDVVVIGGGHAGIEAAVAAARLGARVALMLPNPDKIGLMPCNPAIGGPGKSQMVFELHALGGVMGQLADATAIHTRTLNASKGAAVRSLRVQNERDGYAAAARQLVESQPGIEIVRAEAADVLVSAGAVAGVKTTDGRELKAPAVVLCTGTFLAGVVWYGKQSRPAGRQGEPPARHLSASLTRTGHELLRLKTGTPPRIRADSVDLSQLEEVPSDDPPDSFTGRPGPRMAMTSTWLTRTTAATHELILRNLQESAMYGGEIEGKGPRYCPSIEDKVVRFSDKDHHLLFVEPDGVDTSELYLQGFSSSMPPILQDDMIRTLPGFERAVIHRYAYAVEYDAIEPSQLDVTLMSRRLPGLFSAGQINGTSGYEEAAAQGLVAGVNAARYAAGMERVTVRRDQAYIGVMIDDLVRGGIEEPYRMLTSRNEFRLLHRQDNADERLAEVGHSWGLVSDERLAEVRASEARVASELARLQAARIGGEPATKVMCRPGESYDTVVATIGHGDPALTAREKARVETLVRYAPYIERAKRHLEERAEYETRSIAHLDFSRVASLSAEGREALERARPATLGAAQRLRGVRDSDVAALLVHLRTGRDSLVAGR; via the coding sequence GTGAACGTGTATGACGTCGTGGTCATCGGGGGCGGTCACGCGGGGATCGAGGCCGCCGTGGCGGCCGCCCGTCTAGGCGCGCGCGTGGCGCTGATGCTGCCGAACCCGGACAAGATCGGACTCATGCCGTGCAACCCGGCGATCGGCGGTCCCGGCAAGTCACAGATGGTGTTCGAGCTCCACGCGCTCGGCGGCGTGATGGGGCAGCTCGCCGACGCGACCGCGATCCATACGCGCACCCTCAACGCGAGCAAGGGCGCCGCCGTCCGCTCGCTGCGCGTCCAGAACGAGAGGGACGGCTACGCGGCCGCGGCTCGCCAGCTGGTCGAGTCCCAGCCGGGCATCGAGATCGTCAGGGCGGAGGCGGCCGACGTGCTCGTCTCGGCGGGTGCCGTGGCCGGCGTGAAGACCACGGACGGCCGCGAGCTGAAGGCGCCTGCCGTCGTGCTGTGCACGGGGACCTTCCTCGCCGGCGTGGTCTGGTACGGCAAGCAGAGCCGCCCAGCGGGCAGGCAGGGTGAGCCGCCCGCTCGACACCTGTCCGCGAGCCTGACGCGCACCGGACACGAGCTGCTGCGGCTGAAGACGGGGACCCCGCCACGCATCCGGGCCGACTCTGTCGACCTCTCCCAGCTCGAGGAGGTGCCGTCCGACGACCCGCCAGACAGCTTCACCGGCCGACCGGGTCCGCGCATGGCCATGACGTCGACCTGGCTCACGCGGACGACGGCCGCCACGCACGAGCTGATCCTCCGCAACCTCCAGGAATCGGCGATGTACGGAGGCGAGATCGAGGGCAAGGGGCCACGCTACTGCCCGTCCATCGAAGACAAGGTCGTGCGCTTCTCGGACAAGGACCACCATCTGCTGTTCGTGGAGCCGGACGGCGTGGACACGAGCGAGCTCTACCTCCAGGGCTTCTCGAGCTCGATGCCGCCGATCCTGCAGGACGACATGATCCGCACCCTGCCCGGCTTCGAGCGCGCGGTGATACACCGCTACGCCTACGCCGTCGAGTACGACGCCATCGAGCCGTCGCAGCTCGACGTCACGCTGATGTCGCGCCGCCTTCCCGGTCTGTTCTCGGCGGGACAGATCAACGGCACGTCCGGCTACGAGGAGGCTGCCGCGCAGGGGCTCGTGGCGGGCGTCAACGCCGCGCGGTACGCCGCCGGCATGGAGCGCGTCACCGTCAGGCGGGACCAGGCCTACATCGGCGTGATGATCGATGACCTGGTCCGCGGCGGGATCGAGGAGCCGTACCGGATGCTCACGTCCCGGAACGAGTTCCGCCTCCTGCACCGCCAGGACAACGCCGACGAGCGCCTGGCAGAGGTGGGTCACTCCTGGGGGCTGGTCTCCGACGAACGTCTGGCCGAGGTGCGAGCTTCGGAAGCCCGCGTGGCCAGCGAGCTGGCACGGCTGCAGGCCGCGCGCATCGGGGGTGAGCCCGCGACGAAGGTGATGTGCCGACCGGGCGAGTCGTACGACACGGTCGTGGCGACGATCGGACACGGAGACCCGGCTCTCACCGCCAGGGAGAAGGCCAGGGTGGAGACGCTGGTGCGCTACGCTCCCTACATAGAGAGGGCCAAGCGCCACCTCGAGGAACGCGCGGAGTACGAGACCCGCTCTATCGCGCACTTGGACTTCTCGCGCGTCGCGAGCCTCTCGGCCGAGGGTCGAGAGGCGTTGGAACGCGCGCGCCCGGCCACCCTGGGAGCCGCCCAGCGTCTGCGCGGTGTGCGCGACAGCGACGTGGCTGCGTTGCTCGTGCACCTGCGGACGGGCCGCGACAGCCTCGTCGCCGGACGCTGA